TGTTGCGGCGCAATCATGAGTTTTTACCCCTTATTGTGCTGTTTTTTCAAAGCGGTACAGGCAATCCGCAGGTACCGTTTCCAGCGCTTCCAGTTTTGAATTGAATTGATAAAGGGTTGAGCAATAAGGACATATTTTCTCATTTTCCGCTCCCATATCGAGAAAGATATGCGGATGGTCAAAAGGCGGGTTGGTGCCGGTGCACATAAATTCCTTAACGCCGATTTCAACCGCCTTGTAACCGCGATCATTTTGAAAATGAGGAATAGCATGATCCGCCATTGCAATTGCTCCGTTTCTGCCCCATCTGCCTGATTAATAAGACACAGGGAACAAGATTAGCTTTTTATACGATACCGGTTTGGAACAAAAGCGGCAAGAATGCAAGGGATTTTGCGAAAATTTACCCGTCTGTCATCAGGCTGTGACTTGAACGGCTACTGTTATCCGCGCTAAGATGGGGCTGCACTGATTGAAGGAAAACCAGATGACCAAGCCAGAGGCGGCACCTCAAAAAGGTAAAACAGCCCGAAAAACGGGCACTGCCAGAACAGCGTTAAACCTTGACAGCGTTGGCCGTTTTATCAATCGCGAGTTTTCCTGGCTGCAATTCAACAACCGGGTCCTGATGGAAGCGGAAAATAAAAAACACCCGCTATTGGAACGGGTGCGCTTTCT
This is a stretch of genomic DNA from Candidatus Tokpelaia hoelldoblerii. It encodes these proteins:
- a CDS encoding Conserved zinc-finger domain-containing protein (bhsal07970); amino-acid sequence: MADHAIPHFQNDRGYKAVEIGVKEFMCTGTNPPFDHPHIFLDMGAENEKICPYCSTLYQFNSKLEALETVPADCLYRFEKTAQ